The following are encoded together in the Panicum virgatum strain AP13 chromosome 6K, P.virgatum_v5, whole genome shotgun sequence genome:
- the LOC120711084 gene encoding PI-PLC X domain-containing protein At5g67130-like: MLDTYDFNNDVWLCHSFGGNCYNITAFQPAINVFKEIQTFLDANPSEVITIFLEDYTATGSLPKVFNASGLMKYWFPVAKMPKSGGNWPLLKDMISQNQRLIVFTSKKSKEASEGIAYEWNYVVENQYGNDGMVAGKCPNRAESPAMDSKSQSLVLMNFFTTDPSETGVCGNNSAPLVSMLKTCHAASGNRWPNYIAVDFYMRSDGGGAPLATDMANGHMVCGCDNIAYCKTNSTFGTCVIPPPPPPRAPTPGGRSSRAGDVSSAMGVVSHHHWSFFLGLASLLVLLLW; the protein is encoded by the exons ATGCTTGACACTTACGACTTCAACAATGATGTCTGGCTCTGCCACTCATTTGGTGGGAACTGCTACAACATCACTGCCTTT CAACCAGCCATCAATGTCTTCAAAGAAATCCAGACATTCCTTGATGCAAACCCGTCAGAAGTAATCACGATTTTCCTGGAAGACTACACCGCTACAGGGTCCTTGCCGAAAGTGTTCAATGCTTCGGGCCTTATGAAGTATTGGTTCCCAGTGGCAAAAATGCCAAAGAGCGGTGGCAACTGGCCTTTGCTCAAGGACATGATCAGCCAGAACCAGCGTCTGATAGTCTTCACATCAAAGAAATCCAAGGAAGCAAGTGAGGGGATCGCATACGAGTGGAACTATGTGGTGGAAAACCAAT ATGGAAATGACGGTATGGTAGCAGGCAAATGCCCCAACCGTGCAGAGTCGCCGGCCATGGATTCCAAAAGCCAGTCACTTGTTCTGATGAACTTCTTCACAACCGACCCGAGCGAGACCGGTGTTTGCGGGAATAACTCGGCACCACTTGTTAGCATGCTGAAAACTTGCCATGCTGCTTCAGGCAATCGGTGGCCCAACTACATCGCTGTTGATTTTTACATG AGGAGCGATGGTGGAGGAGCTCCCCTAGCGACGGATATGGCAAATGGGCATATGGTATGCGGGTGTGACAACATTGCCTATTGCAAG ACCAATTCGACGTTCGGGACCTGCGTGataccgccaccgccgccacccagGGCGCCCACGCCCGGCGGCAGAAGCTCAAGAGCAGGCGATGTGAGCTCGGCAATGGGAGTAGTGTCTCACCATCATTGGAGCTTCTTCCTGGGACTGGCGTCTCTGCTTGTGTTGCTGCTCTGGTAA